The genome window ATTGAAAGGTGGTTTAAAGCCGAGATGCTCGTCTTGTTCAACCACCTTGCAGCAAGCCGAGTGATTGAAAGTTTGATCGTGAAGCCCATGTTCCATCACCACGAGATGGCAAGCGCCCTTCCAGCCGTTGCACCGGGCGTCGGCCACCACCAGGTTGTCGAGGCCGCTGTCCGGGTGGCGCGCCCACGGCACGAAGTGATCGACCACGCCCTGCCCGGGCTCGCCGATCCGCCCGCCGCAGTAGAAGCAGCGCCGCTCCTGGAGCTCCCAGAGGGGCGCCCGGACGGGCGCCGTGTCCACCCGGTCCCGGCCGAACAGGAACGCCTCGAGCTGGGCCTCCGGCAGCCGGTTGAGCGTGGCCACCATCGCCGCCCAGCGCCGGTGGATCAGCGGCCGGAGCAGCCCGTGGAGGTCGCGCAGGAAGCCGCCGACGCCCGGCTTGAGCAGGATCCGGTTGTCGAAGCCCGCCCGCCCGGCCCAGTACTCCTGCAGCACGCGCCGCCGGATGCCCTCGTCCCAGTGGATGGAGTAGATGAACTCGTCGGTGACGCGGCCGATCCGCTGCAGGCGCGGCAGCGGCATCTGGACGAGCTTCCACTCCACCTCGCGGAGCAGCCGCTCGAACTCGCGGGGCGTGCGCTGCTCGGCCTGCCAGACGGCCGCGGCCTCCGGCGCCGCCCGCCGGCGGAAGGCGGCGATGGCCGCGACGATCTCCGCCTGGCCTCCGACGTTCTGCTGCAAGACCTCGCCGGCGCGCGCCCCCGGGTAGGGCTCGGTATGCGGCCAGTAGAGCTCGACCACCCGGCGGGCGAGCTCGCGCGTCGTCACCGTCGAGGGTGGTAGGCCCGAGCGGTCGGCACGCTCCAGGCAGAGGTCCATCAGGGCCAGCAGCACGGCGTACTTGTAGGTGGCGGTGTAGCGACCCTCCTCGAGGAGCTCGAGGACTTTCTCGGCGAAGGCGACGACGTCCGGGCGCTCGCTCACGTCGCCTCCCAGTAGCGCGCCCGCTCGGGGATGATCCACCGGATCCCGCCCCGCGGGTCGGCCACGTCGCCGCCGTAGCGCGGGATGACGTGGAGGTGGGCGTGGGCGACCGTCTGGCCGCCGGCCGGGCCGACGTTGACGCCCAGGTTGTAGCCGTCGGGCGCCCGCTCGGCGCGCAGGCGCGCGGCCACCTCCACGG of Dehalococcoidia bacterium contains these proteins:
- a CDS encoding HNH endonuclease domain-containing protein, with protein sequence MSERPDVVAFAEKVLELLEEGRYTATYKYAVLLALMDLCLERADRSGLPPSTVTTRELARRVVELYWPHTEPYPGARAGEVLQQNVGGQAEIVAAIAAFRRRAAPEAAAVWQAEQRTPREFERLLREVEWKLVQMPLPRLQRIGRVTDEFIYSIHWDEGIRRRVLQEYWAGRAGFDNRILLKPGVGGFLRDLHGLLRPLIHRRWAAMVATLNRLPEAQLEAFLFGRDRVDTAPVRAPLWELQERRCFYCGGRIGEPGQGVVDHFVPWARHPDSGLDNLVVADARCNGWKGACHLVVMEHGLHDQTFNHSACCKVVEQDEHLGFKPPFNAAICVCKSREMLLLVQKPL
- a CDS encoding HIT family protein, with product MACPFCARIAAGDVTADNALAVAFPDAFPLTPGHTLVVPRRHEPDFLALSGEERQAVLALAVEVAARLRAERAPDGYNLGVNVGPAGGQTVAHAHLHVIPRYGGDVADPRGGIRWIIPERARYWEAT